The following coding sequences are from one Diabrotica virgifera virgifera chromosome 2, PGI_DIABVI_V3a window:
- the LOC126880473 gene encoding uncharacterized protein LOC126880473 isoform X1 has protein sequence MFVKLAVLACSLAVASAAYNGPLAGGQPAALYPAGVDPKACPNFPDCSNPAVAVNQVPEQVVPQYSQYQAQPQYQPQYQPQYQAQYQPQPQQYQPQYQPQAQFAPQQYNPVVPQQYAQAQQQQQYAPDVQNALDRGEYIGDGDYHGEGLAEALAPGYAGAPQPAAYNPAPVASQYAQAAYNPAQYNQAGAHAQPAQIPAGVDARSCPNYPFCN, from the exons ATGTTCGTAAAACTG GCTGTACTCGCTTGCTCCTTGGCCGTAGCATCAGCGGCTTACAATGGTCCCTTGGCAGGAGGCCAACCTGCAGCTCTTTACCCCGCAGGAGTAGACCCTAAAGCTTGTCCCAACTTCCCTGACTGTTCGAACCCCGCTGTAGCTGTCAACCAAGTACCCGAACAAGTCGTGCCACAATACTCTCAATACCAAGCTCAACCCCAATACCAACCCCAATACCAACCTCAATACCAAGCCCAATACCAACCCCAACCTCAACAATACCAACCCCAATACCAACCTCAAGCCCAATTCGCCCCACAACAATACAACCCCGTTGTACCTCAACAATATGCTCAAGCTCAACAGCAACAACAATACGCTCCTGATGTACAAAACGCTTTAGACCGTGGTGAATACATTGGTGATGGAGATTACCACGGTGAAGGCCTTGCTGAAGCTCTAGCTCCTGGATATGCTG gtGCTCCACAACCAGCTGCCTATAACCCAGCTCCAGTAGCTTCCCAATATGCTCAAGCAGCTTACAACCCAGCACAATACAACCAAGCTGGAGCACATGCTCAACCTGCTCAAATTCCAGCTGGAGTAGATGCCAGATCCTGCCCTAACTATCCCTTCTGTAATTAG
- the LOC126880473 gene encoding translation initiation factor IF-2-like isoform X2 produces the protein MFVKLAVLACSLAVASAAYNGPLAGGQPAALYPAGVDPKACPNFPDCSNPAVAVNQVPEQVVPQYSQYQAQPQYQPQYQPQYQPQAQFAPQQYNPVVPQQYAQAQQQQQYAPDVQNALDRGEYIGDGDYHGEGLAEALAPGYAGAPQPAAYNPAPVASQYAQAAYNPAQYNQAGAHAQPAQIPAGVDARSCPNYPFCN, from the exons ATGTTCGTAAAACTG GCTGTACTCGCTTGCTCCTTGGCCGTAGCATCAGCGGCTTACAATGGTCCCTTGGCAGGAGGCCAACCTGCAGCTCTTTACCCCGCAGGAGTAGACCCTAAAGCTTGTCCCAACTTCCCTGACTGTTCGAACCCCGCTGTAGCTGTCAACCAAGTACCCGAACAAGTCGTGCCACAATACTCTCAATACCAAGCTCAACCCCAATACCAACCCCAATACCAAC CCCAATACCAACCTCAAGCCCAATTCGCCCCACAACAATACAACCCCGTTGTACCTCAACAATATGCTCAAGCTCAACAGCAACAACAATACGCTCCTGATGTACAAAACGCTTTAGACCGTGGTGAATACATTGGTGATGGAGATTACCACGGTGAAGGCCTTGCTGAAGCTCTAGCTCCTGGATATGCTG gtGCTCCACAACCAGCTGCCTATAACCCAGCTCCAGTAGCTTCCCAATATGCTCAAGCAGCTTACAACCCAGCACAATACAACCAAGCTGGAGCACATGCTCAACCTGCTCAAATTCCAGCTGGAGTAGATGCCAGATCCTGCCCTAACTATCCCTTCTGTAATTAG